The Suricata suricatta isolate VVHF042 chromosome 4, meerkat_22Aug2017_6uvM2_HiC, whole genome shotgun sequence genome includes a region encoding these proteins:
- the SLITRK1 gene encoding SLIT and NTRK-like protein 1: protein MLLWILLLETSLCFAAGNVTGDVCKEKICSCNEIEGDLHVDCEKKGFTSLQRFTAPTSQFYHLFLHGNSLTRLFPNEFANFYNAVSLHMENNGLHEIVPGAFLGLQLVKRLHINNNKIKSFRKQTFLGLDDLEYLQADFNLLRDIDPGAFQDLNKLEVLILNDNLISTLPANVFQYVPITHLDLRGNRLKTLPYEEVLEQIPGIAEILLEDNPWDCTCDLLSLKEWLENIPKNALIGRVVCEAPTRLQGKDLNETTEQDLCPLKNRVDSSLPAPPAQEETFAPGPLPTPFKTNGQEDHATPGSAPNGGTKIPGNWQIKIRPTAAIATGSARNKPQTNGLPCPGGCSCDHIPGSGLKMNCNYRNVSSLADLKPKLSNVQELFLRDNKIHSIRKSHFVDYKNLILLDLGNNNIATVENNTFKNLLDLRWLYMDSNYLDTLSREKFAGLQNLEYLNVEYNAIQLILPGTFNAMPKLRILILNNNLLRSLPVDVFAGVSLSKLSLHNNYFMYLPVAGVLDQLTSIIQIDLHGNPWECSCTIVPFKQWAERLGSEVLMSDLKCETPVNFFRKDFMLLSNDEICPQLYARISPTLTSHSKNSTGLAETGTRSNSYLDTSRVSISVLVPGLLLVFVTSAFTVVGMLVFILRNRKRSKRRDANSSASEINSLQTVCDSSYWHNGPYNADGAHRVYDCGSHSLSD from the coding sequence atgctgctttggattctgttgctGGAGACGTCTCTTTGTTTTGCCGCTGGAAACGTTACAGGGGACGTTTGTAAAGAGAAGATCTGTTCCTGCAATGAGATAGAAGGGGACCTGCACGTAGACTGTGAAAAAAAGGGCTTTACAAGTCTGCAGCGTTTCACAGCCCCGACTTCCCAGTTTTACCATCTATTTCTGCATGGTAATTCCCTCACTCGACTTTTCCCTAATGAGTTTGCTAACTTTTATAATGCGGTTAGTTTGCACATGGAAAACAATGGCTTGCATGAAATCGTTCCTGGGGCTTTTCTGGGGCTGCAGCTGGTGAAAAGGCTGCacatcaacaacaacaagatCAAGTCTTTTCGAAAGCAGACTTTTCTGGGTCTGGACGATCTGGAATACCTCCAGGCCGATTTTAATTTATTACGGGATATAGACCCAGGGGCCTTCCAGGACTTGAACAAGCTGGAGGTACTCATTTTAAATGACAATCTCATCAGCACCCTACCTGCCAACGTGTTCCAGtatgtgcccatcacccacctagaCCTCCGGGGAAACAGGCTGAAAACGCTGCCCTATGAGGAGGTCTTGGAGCAAATCCCGGGCATTGCTGAGATCCTGCTAGAGGATAACCCGTGGGACTGCACCTGTGATCTCCTCTCCCTGAAAGAATGGCTGGAAAACATTCCCAAAAATGCTCTGATCGGCCGAGTTGTCTGTGAAGCCCCCACCAGACTGCAGGGGAAAGACCTCAATGAAACCACAGAACAGGACTTGTGTCCTTTGAAAAACCGAGTGGATTCCAGTCTCCCGGCGCCCCCTGCCCAAGAAGAGACCTTTGCTCCTGGCCCCCTGCCAACTCCTTTCAAGACAAATGGGCAAGAGGATCATGCCACCCCAGGGTCTGCTCCAAACGGAGGCACAAAGATCCCAGGCAACTGGCAGATCAAAATAAGACCCACTGCTGCAATAGCAACGGGCAGCGCCAGAAACAAACCCCAAACCAATGGCTTGCCTTGCCCTGGGGGCTGCAGCTGCGACCACATCCCAGGGTCGGGTTTAAAGATGAACTGCAACTACCGGAACGTGAGCAGCTTGGCTGATTTGAAGCCCAAGCTTTCCAACGTGCAGGAGCTTTTCCTCCGAGACAACAAGATACATAGCATCCGAAAATCGCACTTTGTGGATTACAAGAATCTCATTCTGCTAGATCTGGGCAACAATAATATTGCCACCGTAGAGAACAACACTTTTAAGAACCTTTTGGACCTCAGGTGGCTGTATATGGATAGCAATTACCTAGACACGCTGTCCCGGGAGAAATTCGCCGGGCTGCAAAACCTTGAGTACCTGAACGTGGAGTACAATGCAATCCAGCTCATCCTTCCTGGCACCTTCAATGCCATGCCCAAACTAAGGATCCTCATTCTCAACAACAACTTGCTGAGGTCCCTACCCGTGGACGTGTTCGCTGGGGTCTCGCTCTCTAAGCTCAGTCTGCACAACAATTACTTCATGTACCTTCCGGTGGCAGGAGTACTGGACCAGTTAACCTCCATCATCCAGATAGACCTGCACGGAAACCCGTGGGAGTGCTCCTGCACCATTGTGCCTTTTAAGCAATGGGCAGAACGCCTGGGTTCCGAAGTGCTGATGAGCGACCTCAAGTGTGAGACGCCGGTGAACTTCTTTAGGAAGGATTTCATGCTCCTCTCCAATGACGAGATCTGCCCCCAGCTGTACGCGAGGATCTCGCCCACGTTAACTTCGCACAGTAAAAACAGCACTGGGTTGGCGGAGACCGGGACGCGCTCCAACTCCTATCTAGACACCAGCAGGGTGTCCATCTCGGTGTTGGTCCCGGGACTGCTGCTGGTGTTCGTCACCTCCGCCTTCACTGTAGTGGGCATGCTCGTGTTTATCCTGAGGAACAGAAAACGATCTAAGAGAAGGGACGCCAACTCCTCGGCGTCCGAAATTAATTCCCTACAGACAGTCTGTGACTCTTCCTACTGGCACAATGGGCCTTACAACGCAGATGGGGCCCATAGAGTATATGACTGTGGCTCCCACTCGCTCTCAGACTAA